The Candidatus Bathyarchaeota archaeon DNA segment TTTCCTTGGGCAATAGCCTTCTTTAAAACTTTGCATTTGGTATCTTTAAAAACTTCGGTAACGTCGACGAAGTTTTCTTTTATGTCGTCTTCTTTTAATCCGCGTTTCTTTAATTCGTCCCTTATTTTTAGTAGGCCGAGTTGACGTTTAACTTCGTTTTCGATGACAACGGGCACAAGCTCAAGTTCTTGAACGCCCTTTATTTCGATTAGTGCCCCTTCCTTTATTGAAACGTTTAGGTCTTGACGTATGGTTCCTAGTCCCCGCTTAACTTTTCCAGTAGCCCGTAAAATTCTTCCTATTGCAAAGGCTACTTCTTCGGCTTCTTTGGGGGAATATATTACTGGGCCTGTTGTGACTTCGATTAGTGGAATTCCAAGTCTGTCGATTCTATAGCGGATGGTTGAGCCTTCTTGCCCCATTTTTCTGGCGGCATCCTCTTCAAGTGCTATGTGCTGGATGGGAATTTTCTTTCCTTTTATGTTTAGTTCTCCGTTTAGGGCTATTATGCATGTTCTTTGGAAACCAGTCGTGTTCGAGCCGTCTATGACGGTTTTTCTCATAACGTGGATTTCGTCGACTGGTTTTGCGTTTAGCATTAAAGCAATTGTTAGGGCTATTTCAACTGCTTCCCTGTTTAGGTCATGCGGCGGCTCCTCATCCATTTCAACTAGACATGCGGTTTCGTTGTTTGCCTCGTAAAGAATTTTAACTCCTTTTTGGAATTCGAAGTAGGCTGCTGGGTCTATTTGGCCAAGTTCGCTTTGTGTAGGCCTTAACCTTCGCAGAAAAGTTATTTCAGGTTCTCCCTTGAAAAGCTGCGGCTTACATTTACAGAAAAGCTTATGGGCAGTGTTAAGCTGTTGATGAACCTCTAAACCAGCCTTCAAGCCGAGTTCTGAATAGTTAATTTCCATAATCGTCAACCCCTATTATTCGTAAAGCGTTCTATCCGAATATTCATGGGCAATGTTCATTTTCATCAAGCATTTGGCTTCTTCCAAATCGTCTGTTTGACCAAAAACCCACATCATCTTGACCAGAGCGGTTTCAGGAAGCATATCCTCAAGAGGCATTACACCTATGGCGAGGAGATCTCTGCCCTGATCATACACGTTCATGTTTATTCTTCCCCAAATACACTGGGAAGTCATAGCTACAAGCAGTCCAGCTTTTACAGCTCGCCTTAATGAATCAAAACAGTAGCGGCCGACATGGCCAAGTCCTGTTCCTTCAAGAACTATGCCCCTATAATCGTTATCTACATACCAATCTATTACAGCAGGGTTTATTCCCGGATGAAACTTTATTAAGGCAACTTTCTCGTTGAAATCGGGCTTTAAAATCAATTTTTTATCCTTATCTCTTTCCACGTAGTCTTTAACCAGCATGGTTACCTTTCCGTTTTCAACTCTTGCCAGCGGAGTTGTATTTATCGATTTAAAAGTGTCTCTTCTGCTTGTGTGGCATTTTCGAACTTTGGTTCCTCTGTGCAAAATTATTGACGTATCGGAGATTGTTTCGTGCATTGCTAAGGCTACTTCTGCGAAGGGAGCGTAAGCTGCAGCTGTTACTGCCCCGATGAGATTTGTAGCCGCATCGGAACTTGGACGGTCTGCTGAACGTTGAGAACCAACAAGTATGACTGGAACAGGCAAGTTTTGGAGAGCGAAGCTTAAGGCGGCTGCCGAATACCCCATGGTGTCCGTTCCATGTGCAATAACAACTCCGTCAACTCCTTTTTCGATGTGTTCTGCAGTTTTCTTCGCCATTTCACTCCAATGCTTCGGAGTTATGTTTTCGCTGTATAAACTGAACAGTATTTCGGCTTCCACTACGGCTATGTCTGAAAGTTCTGGAACAACACTGTAGAGGTCGCTTGCAGTTAAAGCCGGCCTAACGGCCCCAGTTCTGTAGTCAACCCTGCTCGCTATGGTTCCTCCAGTACTTACTATTGCAACTTTTGGGAGTTCAGGCTTTTTAGGCGGTGGAGGAGGAGCCATAAATGAGGGTTTTGCTCCCACACCTATTTTTTCTATAATTGTTTCAGGAGTTATGCGTACACCTATGTTGTAGCCGCTTTTAATCTTTATAACAACGTGTTTGTCGTCGCCAAGTTCTGAGCGGGGTATTAAAATTCCTTCGTAGACTTCTCCGTTTTTGGTTATGCGTATTAAATCTCCAATTTTTACTTTTGCTTTCTTCAGTGCGTTTAGGGCTTCTCCCCTATAACCCTGTAAGTCTTCTTGGCTCAATTTTGATTCTCCAACCATTTTGACATGTACGGGCCATCATAGTGATAGCCGAACCGCATATAATATTCCTTCGTTCCCAAAGCGCTTGTAACCAAAATTTTATGCCTATCATAATCTTCTTTGGCTATTCTTTCTGCTTCAGCGAGAAGTACGGCTCCATAGCCCTTGTGCTGCCATGCCCTTTCAAAATGTTTTCCAACAGGGACAAGCGGCCCGTAAACGTGTAACTCACGTATTATTGCTGAGGGCTTCTCAGCTATTTCGGGCCTATGAGCTTTCTCAGACGGTATTCTCAGCCTCAAATAGCCAATTAAAACATCGTTAACCATATCTTCGGCTGAAATGAACAGGTCTTCGCCTTCTGAGGCTTCTTGTCGAATAACATTAATTTTCACATGGTCTGGGTTCGGTTTTATTCCTTCCTTAAGCCATCTGTGTCCAACTTCCCTACATCGAATGCATCGGCAGCGAATCCCAAGTTTCCTAAGTTTTTCTTGAACAAGCTGTCTGAGGTCGCTTCTTTTAACTCCGGCTTCAATCAAGTATGCGGGTATGTCTCTTTGAACCCTCATTATCCTTATCCACGGTGGAATCATCTTCTTAACTTCAACGATTAGGTTTGCTGCTTCCTCGGTTGTATAAGGCTTGTACTCGCCTTTCCTCCACCATTCATAGGCTTTTGTTCCTTTCAGAACTAGGCATGGATAAATCTTTAACATGTCAGGCTTAAATCGTGGGTCTGAAAAAATTGTTTTGAAGGCCTTTAAGTCACGTTCAAAATTTGAGCCTGGTAGGCCGGGCATCATGTGATAAACAACTTTTAAGCCTGAATCTTTCAGTATACGTGTAGCCTCAACAACGTCTTGAACTGTGTGTCCACGGTTTACAAGTTGGTAAATGTCATCGTAAATGTTTTGAACACCTACTTCAACGCGGGTTACTCCCATGCTTAGCATATGGTCTACATGGCTTTCCTTAGCCCAGTCCGGCCTAGTCTCAACCGTTATGCCAACATTGCGTACTCTGCTTTTCTCAGCAAGTTTCTTTGCTTCTTCCAGACTTGATGAGTTAACTTCGGTAATTGCATCTAAGCATCTTTTAATAAACCACTCTTGATAATCCAGCGGCGTAGCTGGGAAGGTTCCACCCATCACGATGAGTTCTATTTTGTCAACAGTATGCCCAATGGCTTTTAACTGCCTTATCCTATGCCTAACCTGCATGTAAGGGTCAAACTGGTTTTGTAACCCTCGCATTGCAGCTGGTTCATGTCCAGTATAGCTTTGGGGTACTCCATAGGGTGGGCCTCCTGGACAATAGGCGCATGGAGTCTTTTGTGGACAAGGCCAAGGCCGTGTCATAACGGCTATTACGGTTACGCCGGAAATTGTTCTAGTGGCCTTTCTGCGAAGTATTGGAAGAAGCCTTTCCCTTTCCTCTGGTTTTAACAGGCTGATTAGCTGGGCGTTTGACGGAATTCCATCTAAATCGTATTTTCTTGCAATTTCAAGTTTTATTCTGTTAAGGTCTCCTCTAGATGGACTGGGTATTCGCATTAGCTCCTCAATAATTTCTCTGCATGCTGCTTGGTGACTGCCATGCATTTTCTCAAGATAATTGCATTACAGCTGCTAAATAAATCCTTCATCAAGTCTAAAAGTGTAGATTTAAATATTTTCCAGCTTTAGTTTAATTCAGAAAAGTTTAAAACATGCCGACTTAATTGAAGTGTTTGGAGGAATTAAGATATGCCGACCCACGGTTCATTGGCAAAGGCTGGGAAAGTTCGTTCCCAAACACCTAAGATAGAGCCTATTCCGAAAAAGAGGAAACCACCTAAGATAAGGAATAGGCGAAACTATGAAAAAAGGATAATTCTTCAGAGAAAGCCCGGCCAAAACTGGATTTAAAAGCAAAAACTTAATCTAACTTTTCCTAACACCTCAAATTATGCTAAATGCCACACTTGTACTGTTAAATGGAAAAATTTACACATTTAACCCGGACAAACCAAAAGCTCAAGCAGTCGCAGTATTTGAAGAAAAAATAGTTTACGTAGGCGAAAATTCAGAGGCATCCAAGTACATTGAGCCGCAAACAAAAGTAGTTGATTTAAAAGGAAAAACTGTTTTACCGGGCTTTACTGACTGCCACGTTCACATAAGCGGTTTTGGAAGAAGCCTCTTCGCCCTTAACCTAAGAAATGTAACCTCAATAGCTGAGCTTAAAAAAATCATCAAAGAGAAAGCCGAAAGCCTTCCGCAAGAAGCATGGATACTCGGCAGAGGATGGGACCAAGAAAAATTTGCTGAAAAACGTTTACCTACAAGATGGGACCTAGATGAAGTAGCTCCGAACAACCCAGTTGCCCTTTTCCGAGTTTGCGGTCACATCTGCGTTGTAAATACTAAAGCCTTGGAAAAGGCAGGAATAGGAAAAGATACCTTAGCCCCCGCTGGAGGAAAAATTGATAAAGACCCAAAAACAGGCGAACCTACTGGAATACTGCGTGAAAACGCTGTAGAATTGATTCTTAAGAGTTTTCCAAAGGCGAATGAAGAGGAAATTTTAAGATTTTGCCTCTCTGCCTGCCGAAAAGCAGTTGAGGCTGGCTTAACAAGTATACATTGGATAATTGAATCTCCAGTTGAGATGCGTGTTATTCAACAAATGCGTAGGCAAGGAAGACTTCCTCTCCGAGTTTATCTCTTCATTCCTGTTGAATTTCTAGAAAAACTTGAAGGTTTAGGCTTAATGCAAGGTTTCGGAGACTCAACAGTGAAGATTGGTGGAATAAAAATACTTTTAGACGGTTCCTTGGGCGCTCGTACTGCAGCGTTGTATGAGCCTTACAACGACATGCCAGAAACAAAAGGTATGCTCATATACAGCCAAGAAGAGTTTGAAAAACTTGTTTTAAAAGCTCATAAGGCTGGTTTACAGTTGGCTGTTCACGCAATTGGTGATAGAGCAATAGATGTTATCTTAAAAACATTTGAAAAAGTTTTGAAAGAAGCCCCGAAGGTTAATCACCGGCATAGGATAGAGCATGCTTCCGTCTTAAACGAGAAGCTTATTCAGCAGATGAAACGTTTAGGTGTTATAGCATCTGTTCAGCCTCACTTCATAGTTTCAGACTTTTGGGTTGAAGATAGACTTGGAAAAGAAAGAGCCAGATGGGTTTATCCGTTTAAAACTCTTCTAAAAGAGGGCGTTGTGGTCTGCGCTGGTTCCGACTGCCCAGTTGAACCCATTTCGCCGCTGCTTGGAGTGTGGGCTGCAGTAGCCAAACAACCAAATCTTGAAGAAAAGTTA contains these protein-coding regions:
- a CDS encoding tRNA uridine(34) 5-carboxymethylaminomethyl modification radical SAM/GNAT enzyme Elp3; this encodes MHGSHQAACREIIEELMRIPSPSRGDLNRIKLEIARKYDLDGIPSNAQLISLLKPEERERLLPILRRKATRTISGVTVIAVMTRPWPCPQKTPCAYCPGGPPYGVPQSYTGHEPAAMRGLQNQFDPYMQVRHRIRQLKAIGHTVDKIELIVMGGTFPATPLDYQEWFIKRCLDAITEVNSSSLEEAKKLAEKSRVRNVGITVETRPDWAKESHVDHMLSMGVTRVEVGVQNIYDDIYQLVNRGHTVQDVVEATRILKDSGLKVVYHMMPGLPGSNFERDLKAFKTIFSDPRFKPDMLKIYPCLVLKGTKAYEWWRKGEYKPYTTEEAANLIVEVKKMIPPWIRIMRVQRDIPAYLIEAGVKRSDLRQLVQEKLRKLGIRCRCIRCREVGHRWLKEGIKPNPDHVKINVIRQEASEGEDLFISAEDMVNDVLIGYLRLRIPSEKAHRPEIAEKPSAIIRELHVYGPLVPVGKHFERAWQHKGYGAVLLAEAERIAKEDYDRHKILVTSALGTKEYYMRFGYHYDGPYMSKWLENQN
- a CDS encoding 30S ribosomal protein S30e; translation: MPTHGSLAKAGKVRSQTPKIEPIPKKRKPPKIRNRRNYEKRIILQRKPGQNWI
- a CDS encoding amidohydrolase, yielding MLNATLVLLNGKIYTFNPDKPKAQAVAVFEEKIVYVGENSEASKYIEPQTKVVDLKGKTVLPGFTDCHVHISGFGRSLFALNLRNVTSIAELKKIIKEKAESLPQEAWILGRGWDQEKFAEKRLPTRWDLDEVAPNNPVALFRVCGHICVVNTKALEKAGIGKDTLAPAGGKIDKDPKTGEPTGILRENAVELILKSFPKANEEEILRFCLSACRKAVEAGLTSIHWIIESPVEMRVIQQMRRQGRLPLRVYLFIPVEFLEKLEGLGLMQGFGDSTVKIGGIKILLDGSLGARTAALYEPYNDMPETKGMLIYSQEEFEKLVLKAHKAGLQLAVHAIGDRAIDVILKTFEKVLKEAPKVNHRHRIEHASVLNEKLIQQMKRLGVIASVQPHFIVSDFWVEDRLGKERARWVYPFKTLLKEGVVVCAGSDCPVEPISPLLGVWAAVAKQPNLEEKLTVEEALRLYTVNAAYAAFEEKLRGTIEEGKLADLVVLSEDPFEIEPENLKDIKVLMTIVGGQIVYSAGSTQRH
- the gatD gene encoding Glu-tRNA(Gln) amidotransferase subunit GatD, with the translated sequence MVGESKLSQEDLQGYRGEALNALKKAKVKIGDLIRITKNGEVYEGILIPRSELGDDKHVVIKIKSGYNIGVRITPETIIEKIGVGAKPSFMAPPPPPKKPELPKVAIVSTGGTIASRVDYRTGAVRPALTASDLYSVVPELSDIAVVEAEILFSLYSENITPKHWSEMAKKTAEHIEKGVDGVVIAHGTDTMGYSAAALSFALQNLPVPVILVGSQRSADRPSSDAATNLIGAVTAAAYAPFAEVALAMHETISDTSIILHRGTKVRKCHTSRRDTFKSINTTPLARVENGKVTMLVKDYVERDKDKKLILKPDFNEKVALIKFHPGINPAVIDWYVDNDYRGIVLEGTGLGHVGRYCFDSLRRAVKAGLLVAMTSQCIWGRINMNVYDQGRDLLAIGVMPLEDMLPETALVKMMWVFGQTDDLEEAKCLMKMNIAHEYSDRTLYE